Proteins encoded within one genomic window of Chroicocephalus ridibundus chromosome 7, bChrRid1.1, whole genome shotgun sequence:
- the RHBDD2 gene encoding rhomboid domain-containing protein 2, with the protein MAAEWERQPAAAVLTLLLSLGASALGLLRVAPAASLRPAALSAGEVHRLVTYIFVYEDLISLTCGAIIIWYFAGSFEKNVGTAKYCFLTITFAILSAFLYLLLRPVVSRVSAVEDAKGFMPVAFATLGVSTTRSQMKSTLFFGVRVPVVLVPWFMLCIAWVIPHSSLLSNLCGLLVGEAYGLGYCFCLDFPESVGSKLDRVFPFSLLKRIPGLKYIPGSLAERRAFESSKINTVPGAYPTQSYYRASPPALPAFQMQHPSAQSQGFQHSCAAGCGHGLGHEGCQHSHAAGHSLPSSPCQARGAFGECYVQAHAGASPGQCCQLGKFSPPQRVCPTDPQTPADVGPLAGVQQASGYPAATVAPVSAEFSRIQVY; encoded by the exons atggcggcggagTGGGAGCGCCAGCCGGCCGCCGCCGTCCTCACGCTGCTGCTGTCGCTCGGTGCCTCCGCCCTCGGGCTGCTGCGGGtagcccccgccgcctccctgcgGCCCGCCGCCCTGAGTGCGGGGGAAG TTCACAGGTTGGTTACCTACATCTTTGTCTACGAAGACCTGATATCCTTGACCTGCGGTGCCATTATCATTTGGTATTTTGCTGGCAGCTTTGAGAAGAACGTTGGCACTGCGAAGTACTGCTTTCTCACCATCACGTTTGCcatcctctctgccttcctgtaCCTCTTGCTCAGGCCCGTTGTCTCAAGGGTGTCGGCAGTGGAAGATGCCAAAGGATTCATGCCTGTAGCTTTTGCTACGCTGGGTGTCTCCACCACCCGCTCACAGATGAAGAGTACTCTGTTTTTTGGTGTTAgagttccagtggtgctggtgccGTGGTTTATGCTCTGCATAGCATGGGTTATCCCCCACTCTTCTCTCTTGAGTAACCTGTGTGGGCTCCTAGTTGGGGAAGCCT ATGGTCTTGGCTACTGTTTCTGCTTGGATTTTCCGGAGTCGGTGGGCTCTAAGCTGGACCGAGTGTTCCCTTTCAGTCTGCTAAAGAGGATACCAGGGCTGAAATATATCCCAGGGTCTTTAGCAGAGAGAAGAGCCTTCGAAAGCAGCAA gaTTAACACTGTGCCTGGCGCCTACCCCACCCAAAGCTACTACCGCGCTTCGCCTCCGGCTCTTCCTGCTTTCCAGATGCAGCACCCCAGTGCTCAGAGCCAGGGGTTTCAACACAGCTGCGCTGCGGGATGCGGCCATGGTCTGGGACACGAGGGATGTCAGCACAGCCATGCTGCGGGACAcagcctcccttcttccccctgccAAGCCAGAGGTGCCTTCGGAGAGTGTTACGTGCAAGCCCACGCTGGAGCCTCGCCTGGACAGTGCTGCCAGCTGGGCAAGTTCTCTCCCCCGCAGCGCGTCTGCCCGACTGATCCACAGACACCTGCAGACGTGGGCCCCCTGGCTGGGGTTCAGCAAGCATCGGGGTATCCAGCAGCCACAGTGGCTCCTGTTTCAGCTGAATTTTCAAGAATCCAGGTGTACTGA